From Elephas maximus indicus isolate mEleMax1 chromosome 1, mEleMax1 primary haplotype, whole genome shotgun sequence, a single genomic window includes:
- the LRP11 gene encoding low-density lipoprotein receptor-related protein 11 isoform X4, translating into MASAAGESAGSGRRRPPRPRALRGLLLLCLWLPSGRAEGPPATPLSGVEQLLQEFRRQLRQEPAQEELELELRAGSGPRESCPGAGGGGYRAMPDAIIRTKDSLAAGASFLRAPAAVWGWRQCVAACCAEPRCSVAVVELPRRPASAPAALGCYLFNCTARGRSVCKFAPHRGYSSYSLSRAAQAEPGALTAGAPAAAAAAAASPPLDNDEPPLSKAGQDVVVYLPTEGVMLDGRESTDDHAIVQYEWTLLRGDPSVDMKVPHSGTLKLSHLQEGTYTFQLTVTDTAGQRSSDNVSVTVFPMAYSTEGCSKVCSRYQFFCDDGCCIDITLACDGVEQCPDGSDEAFCQNLNFGHKMVTHTAASPAQPRTIGLSEDVGGHALLEMDQKATTQNQPPTLSTTEKKNHSTSRGPGSQVGPVLPGAVASTSTQGDPMYNRTKHCPVL; encoded by the exons ATGGCCTCCGCGGCCGGGGAGAGCGCGGGCTCGGGGCGCAGGCGGCCGCCGCGGCCCCGGGCGCTTCGCGGGCTGCTGCTGCTCTGCCTGTGGCTGCCGAGCGGCCGCGCCGAGGGCCCGCCGGCGACGCCGCTCTCCGGCGTGGAGCAGCTGCTGCAGGAGTTCCGCCGGCAGCTGCGGCAGGAGCCGGCGCaggaggagctggagctggagctgcGCGCCGGCAGCGGCCCCCGCGAGAGCTGCCCgggcgcgggcggcggcggctACCGCGCCATGCCCGACGCCATCATCCGCACCAAGGACTCGCTGGCGGCCGGCGCCAGCTTCCTGAGGGCTCCCGCGGCCGTGTGGGGCTGGCGCCAGTGCGTGGCGGCCTGCTGCGCCGAGCCGCGCTGCTCGGTGGCGGTGGTGGAGCTGCCCCGGCGGCCCGCGTCCGCGCCCGCCGCGCTCGGCTGCTACCTCTTCAACTGCACCGCGCGCGGCCGCAGCGTCTGCAAGTTCGCGCCGCACCGCGGCTACAGCAGCTACAGCCTCAGCCGCGCGGCACAGGCCGAGCCGGGAGCCCTGACAGCCGGCGccccggccgccgccgccgccgccgccgcctcgccTCCGCTCG aCAATGATGAGCCTCCACTTAGCAAGGCGGGGCAGGATGTGGTTGTGTATCTGCCCACAGAGGGGGTGATGTTGGATGGTCGTGAGAGCACAGATGACCACGCCATCGTCCAGTATGAGTGGACACTGCTGCGGGGTGACCCCTCGGTGGACATGAAG GTGCCTCACTCGGGAACACTGAAGCTGTCCCACTTACAAGAAGGAACATACACCTTCCAGCTGACCGTGACTGACACTGCAGGTCAGAGAAGCTCCGACAACGTCTCAGTGACTGTGTTCCCCATGGCCTACTCCACGGAAG GATGCTCGAAGGTTTGCTCGCGCTACCAGTTCTTCTGTGACGATGGCTGCTGCATTGATATCACCCTGGCCTGCGATGGAGTGGAACAGTGTCCTGATGGGTCTGATGAGGCCTTCTGTCAAAATC TAAACTTTGGCCACAAGATGGTGACTCACACAGCAGCAAGTCCTGCCCAGCCAAGAACCATAGGACTGAGTGAAGACGTGGGGGGACACGCCTTGTTGGAAATGGACCAGAAAGCCACCACCCAAAATCAGCCACCTACGTTATCAACCACAGAGAAGAAGAATCATTCCACCTCTCGGGGACCAGGGAGTCAAGTCGGTCCTGTTTTGCCAG
- the LRP11 gene encoding low-density lipoprotein receptor-related protein 11 isoform X3 — translation MASAAGESAGSGRRRPPRPRALRGLLLLCLWLPSGRAEGPPATPLSGVEQLLQEFRRQLRQEPAQEELELELRAGSGPRESCPGAGGGGYRAMPDAIIRTKDSLAAGASFLRAPAAVWGWRQCVAACCAEPRCSVAVVELPRRPASAPAALGCYLFNCTARGRSVCKFAPHRGYSSYSLSRAAQAEPGALTAGAPAAAAAAAASPPLDNDEPPLSKAGQDVVVYLPTEGVMLDGRESTDDHAIVQYEWTLLRGDPSVDMKVPHSGTLKLSHLQEGTYTFQLTVTDTAGQRSSDNVSVTVFPMAYSTEGCSKVCSRYQFFCDDGCCIDITLACDGVEQCPDGSDEAFCQNLNFGHKMVTHTAASPAQPRTIGLSEDVGGHALLEMDQKATTQNQPPTLSTTEKKNHSTSRGPGSQVGPVLPDVVNMIPVYSIWQGPHVKLLFVLVTERYLL, via the exons ATGGCCTCCGCGGCCGGGGAGAGCGCGGGCTCGGGGCGCAGGCGGCCGCCGCGGCCCCGGGCGCTTCGCGGGCTGCTGCTGCTCTGCCTGTGGCTGCCGAGCGGCCGCGCCGAGGGCCCGCCGGCGACGCCGCTCTCCGGCGTGGAGCAGCTGCTGCAGGAGTTCCGCCGGCAGCTGCGGCAGGAGCCGGCGCaggaggagctggagctggagctgcGCGCCGGCAGCGGCCCCCGCGAGAGCTGCCCgggcgcgggcggcggcggctACCGCGCCATGCCCGACGCCATCATCCGCACCAAGGACTCGCTGGCGGCCGGCGCCAGCTTCCTGAGGGCTCCCGCGGCCGTGTGGGGCTGGCGCCAGTGCGTGGCGGCCTGCTGCGCCGAGCCGCGCTGCTCGGTGGCGGTGGTGGAGCTGCCCCGGCGGCCCGCGTCCGCGCCCGCCGCGCTCGGCTGCTACCTCTTCAACTGCACCGCGCGCGGCCGCAGCGTCTGCAAGTTCGCGCCGCACCGCGGCTACAGCAGCTACAGCCTCAGCCGCGCGGCACAGGCCGAGCCGGGAGCCCTGACAGCCGGCGccccggccgccgccgccgccgccgccgcctcgccTCCGCTCG aCAATGATGAGCCTCCACTTAGCAAGGCGGGGCAGGATGTGGTTGTGTATCTGCCCACAGAGGGGGTGATGTTGGATGGTCGTGAGAGCACAGATGACCACGCCATCGTCCAGTATGAGTGGACACTGCTGCGGGGTGACCCCTCGGTGGACATGAAG GTGCCTCACTCGGGAACACTGAAGCTGTCCCACTTACAAGAAGGAACATACACCTTCCAGCTGACCGTGACTGACACTGCAGGTCAGAGAAGCTCCGACAACGTCTCAGTGACTGTGTTCCCCATGGCCTACTCCACGGAAG GATGCTCGAAGGTTTGCTCGCGCTACCAGTTCTTCTGTGACGATGGCTGCTGCATTGATATCACCCTGGCCTGCGATGGAGTGGAACAGTGTCCTGATGGGTCTGATGAGGCCTTCTGTCAAAATC TAAACTTTGGCCACAAGATGGTGACTCACACAGCAGCAAGTCCTGCCCAGCCAAGAACCATAGGACTGAGTGAAGACGTGGGGGGACACGCCTTGTTGGAAATGGACCAGAAAGCCACCACCCAAAATCAGCCACCTACGTTATCAACCACAGAGAAGAAGAATCATTCCACCTCTCGGGGACCAGGGAGTCAAGTCGGTCCTGTTTTGCCAG acgtagtcaatatgattcctgtgtattccatctggcaaggtccacatgtgaaGTTGCTGTTTGTTTTGGTGACAGAAAGGTACTTGCTATAA